One window of the Gambusia affinis linkage group LG13, SWU_Gaff_1.0, whole genome shotgun sequence genome contains the following:
- the rrbp1a gene encoding ribosome-binding protein 1a isoform X4: MDIYDPQTLGIMVFGGFMVISAVGIALVSTFSMKETSYEEALAKQRKELGKIQTVRSEKKKKDKVAEKKSRGKKKEEKPNGKIPEQEKVEEAADSEVEAAIEPAAASPAVSAVPAPEPAPVLEVKPSSAPMAAETQPRTAAEPLPVPSPKDKKKKKVAKVEPASTQQAPMVPAAVPVKSSAVSPTTQPPPAVQSKAAASSSAPPSTKSASGSSKSSPASTSATPSTKPASAPVPALAKSTNAQAKASTPTSNKSAPAPSKSATAPVKSAAAPSKAAPVLEVVTKDVPVMAVPPVGSQQAPPPAKAQEPKKKASKKKSELAAVAAAVVDCADAPLYLPYKSLVSTISSMVFSEGEAHRLIEILSEKVGIIQDTWHTATQKGDPVAMLKKQLEEREKQLAAEQEDASAAKNRLRELTKELSAEKSKVASVETRLSSQLSKREQEMIALQARMQASYQDHVAQTQRLNAKIVSLQDQLEKGPNAQLARLQQENSILRDALNQATSQAESKQNAELAKLRQECAKLTKELGEKTESLLADEHVRKGLESKLSASEKQLSLLQASRAESEQALQKRLEEVSEELRTTQSRNSSLQATLEQSQQDSGAVSEYQVRIERLEAEAKERSAQVETLTAQLGETQAEKSQLTQQVASINSLLEASQSKQEEDGKQQVKPAELEHLKLSLQEKDSQLSSLHEELKQLQLKQEAAENTITELEQKNKSEDAGLISSLQEELKNLKEEMVQVENAKSDSTAKLAQLQNSLSEKDSLVASLQEELREAKAATDANGVAELAALQNEAKEALQSLFPQIPMEAEQPNWLKAFTQKAQEALSQQSNESHSSTASPELLEKLKESEENYSSLQAECDQYRTVLAETEGMLKHLQKSVEEEELVWKSKMANSEEQLKEALQKVSKLEAENQSVEQLKEQVMLLEAQLEKQSDNLMTSEEVEQLKLQLSDCQNQLDLARKDVRAHKEELQQVQNELSQTTEKLRGEETQRQQLLEEFEQAQKTVGELQAQLDLLKVSADAPQSDIEDVAQLKERLEKEKKLSKDLGQAATKLQQLLKATQEQLTKERETVRTLQEHLEVKGEFVELKEGTSV; encoded by the exons ATGGATATCTACGACCCCCAGACTCTTGGGATTATGGTATTTGGTGGTTTCATGGTAATCTCTGCCGTAGGGATTGCCCTTGTTTCCACCTTCTCCATGAAGGAAACCTCTTATGAGGAGGCCCTCGCTAAACAACGCAAGGAGTTGGGTAAAATACAGACAGTTCGCtcggagaaaaagaaaaaggataaagtagcagagaagaagagccgtgggaagaaaaaggaggaaaagccAAATGGAAAAATCCCGGAACAGGAGAAAGTTGAAGAAGCTGCTGACTCTGAAGTTGAAGCAGCCATTGagcctgctgctgcttctccagctGTATCTGCTGTTCCTGCCCCTGAGCCTGCTCCAGTCCTCGAAGTTAAACCATCTTCTGCCCCAATGGCTGCGGAGACACAACCCCGAACTGCTGCTGAGCCGTTGCCTGTGCCCTCGCCTaaggacaaaaagaagaagaaggtggcAAAGGTTGAGCCAGCCTCAACTCAGCAAGCCCCGATGGTGCCTGCTGCAGTGCCAGTAAAGTCCTCAGCAGTGTCTCCTACAACCCAGCCTCCCCCAGCTGTGCAGAGCAAAGCAGCCGCCTCGTCCTCTGCACCACCTTCAACCAAGTCTGCTTCTGGATCTTCAAAATCCTCTCCTGCATCCACTTCGGCTACTCCGTCAACCAAACCAGCCTCTGCTCCTGTCCCTGCATTGGCTAAATCCACCAATGCCCAGGCTAAAGCTTCGACCCCCACATCAAACAAGTCTGCCCCGGCACCAAGCAAGTCCGCTACAGCCCCAGTCAAGTCGGCAGCAGCTCCATCCAAGGCCGCCCCAGTGCTGGAGGTGGTCACCAAAGATGTCCCAGTAATGGCTGTGCCTCCAGTGGGCTCTCAGCAGGCTCCTCCTCCAGCTAAAGCACAAGAACCCAAAAAGAAAGCTTCCAAGAAGAAGTCTGAGCTTG CAGCTGTAGCGGCGGCGGTGGTCGACTGTGCTGATGCTCCGCTCTACCTGCCCTATAAATCTCTAGTTTCCACCATTAGCAGCATGGTGTTCAGTGAGGGGGAGGCGCACAGGCTCATCGAGATCCTCTCTGAGAAAGTCGGGATCATCCAGGATACCTGGCACACG GCCACTCAGAAGGGAGATCCGGTCGCCATGCTGAagaagcagctggaggagagagagaaacagctgGCAGCAGAGCAGGAGGATGCTTCTGCAGCCAAGAATCGTCTTCGAGAACTGACCAAG GAGCTGTCAGCCGAGAAATCCAAGGTGGCCAGCGTGGAGACACGGCTCAGCTCTCAGCTGAGTAAGAGGGAGCAAGAAATGATAGCTCTGCAAGCACGCATGCAGGCCAGTTACCAGGACCATGTAGCCCAGACCCAGAGGCTCAATGCAAAG ATCGTGAGCCTGCAGGACCAGCTGGAAAAAGGTCCTAATGCCCAACTTGCTCGTCTGCAGCAGGAAAATTCAATCCTTCGTGATGCTCTAAACCAGGCAACTAGTCAAGCTGAGAGCAA ACAAAATGCAGAGCTGGCCAAGCTGCGTCAGGAATGTGCAAAGCTAACCAAAGAGCTCGGAGAGAAGACGGAAAGTCTCCTTGCTGATGAGCACGTCAGGAAAGGGCTGGAGTCCAAGCTCTCTGCCTCAGAGAAGCAGCTCTCACTGCTGCAG GCGAGCCGTGCAGAAAGTGAGCAGGCGTTGCAGAAGCGACTTGAGGAGGTGAGCGAGGAGCTCAGGACGACgcagagcagaaacagcagcCTGCAGGCCACTCTGGAGCAGAGCCAGCAGGACAGCGGCGCAGTGTCAG AGTACCAAGTGCGCATAGAGAGGTTGGAGGCAGAGGCCAAGGAGCGTTCTGCTCAGGTGGAGACCCTCACTGCCCAGCTCGGGGAGACGCAGGCGGAGAAGAGCCAGCTCACACAGCAGGTGGCCTCCATCAACTCGCTGCTGGAGGCTAGTCAGAGCAAACAGGAGGAGGACGGCAAGCAG CAGGTGAAGCCAGCAGAACTGGAACATCTAAAGCTCAG CCTTCAAGAAAAGGACAGCCAGCTGAGTTCACTTCATGAAGAACTGAAGCAGCTGCAATtaaagcaggaagcagca GAGAACACTATTACTGAACttgagcaaaaaaataagag TGAGGATGCCGGCCTCATCAGCTCACTTCAGGAAGAACTCAAAAACCTCAAAGAAGAGATGGTGCAAGTTGAAAACGCAAAA tCGGACAGTACAGCAAAGCTCGCACAACTGCAGAACAG tcTGTCTGAGAAGGATTCCCTTGTTGCATCACTGCAAGAGGAGTTGAGGGAAGCAAAAGCTGCCACAGATGCT AATGGTGTTGCTGAACTAGCAGCTCTTCAGAACGAAGCCAAAGAAGCTCTTCAGTCGCTCTTCCCACAAATACCAATGGAGGCAGAGCAG cCCAACTGGTTAAAAGCATTTACACAGAAAGCTCAGGAGGCCCTTAGCCAGCAGAGTAATGAGTCTCATTCAAGCACAGCATCGCCA GAGTTGCTGGAGAAACTGAAGGAATCAGAGGAGAACTACAGTTCCCTTCAGGCTGAATGTGACCAGTACAGGACGGTCCTGGCTGAAACT GAAGGAATGCTGAAACATCTGCAGAAAAGcgtggaagaggaggagctggtTTGGAAGTCAAAGATGGCAAACTCAGAAGAACAGCTGAAGGAG GCTTTGCAGAAAGTCAGCAAGCTGGAAGCAGAGAACCAAAGTGTAGAACAG TTGAAGGAACAAGTGATGCTCCTGGAAGCTCAGCTTGAAAAGCAATCAGATAACCTAATGACCTCAGAGGAAGTGGAGCAG CTGAAACTGCAGCTGTCAGATTGCCAAAACCAGTTGGACTTGGCCCGGAAGGATGTCCGGGCACACAAGGAGGAGCTCCAACAG GTTCAGAATGAGTTGAGTCAGACGACAGAGAAGCTGCGCGGAGAAGAGACTCAGAGGCAGCAGCTCTTGGAGGAATTCGAGCAG GCCCAGAAGACGGTGGGGGAACTCCAGGCCCAACTGgatcttttaaaagtttctgcagACGCGCCACAATCTGACATAGAAGACGTAGCTCAGCTCAAG GAGCGCCttgagaaggagaagaagctgTCCAAAGACCTTGGCCAAGCAGCCACTAAGCTCCAGCAGCTTCTTAAAGCTACTCAGGAGCAGCTgaccaaagagagagagactgtgAGAACACTACAGGAACACCTGGAGGTCAAG gggGAATTTGTGGAACTGAAGGAAGGAACATCCGTCTGA
- the rrbp1a gene encoding ribosome-binding protein 1a isoform X1 yields MDIYDPQTLGIMVFGGFMVISAVGIALVSTFSMKETSYEEALAKQRKELGKIQTVRSEKKKKDKVAEKKSRGKKKEEKPNGKIPEQEKVEEAADSEVEAAIEPAAASPAVSAVPAPEPAPVLEVKPSSAPMAAETQPRTAAEPLPVPSPKDKKKKKVAKVEPASTQQAPMVPAAVPVKSSAVSPTTQPPPAVQSKAAASSSAPPSTKSASGSSKSSPASTSATPSTKPASAPVPALAKSTNAQAKASTPTSNKSAPAPSKSATAPVKSAAAPSKAAPVLEVVTKDVPVMAVPPVGSQQAPPPAKAQEPKKKASKKKSELAAVAAAVVDCADAPLYLPYKSLVSTISSMVFSEGEAHRLIEILSEKVGIIQDTWHTATQKGDPVAMLKKQLEEREKQLAAEQEDASAAKNRLRELTKELSAEKSKVASVETRLSSQLSKREQEMIALQARMQASYQDHVAQTQRLNAKIVSLQDQLEKGPNAQLARLQQENSILRDALNQATSQAESKQNAELAKLRQECAKLTKELGEKTESLLADEHVRKGLESKLSASEKQLSLLQASRAESEQALQKRLEEVSEELRTTQSRNSSLQATLEQSQQDSGAVSEYQVRIERLEAEAKERSAQVETLTAQLGETQAEKSQLTQQVASINSLLEASQSKQEEDGKQQVKPAELEHLKLSLQEKDSQLSSLHEELKQLQLKQEAAENTITELEQKNKSEDAGLISSLQEELKNLKEEMVQVENAKSDSTAKLAQLQNSLSEKDSLVASLQEELREAKAATDANGVAELAALQNEAKEALQSLFPQIPMEAEQPNWLKAFTQKAQEALSQQSNESHSSTASPELLEKLKESEENYSSLQAECDQYRTVLAETEGMLKHLQKSVEEEELVWKSKMANSEEQLKEALQKVSKLEAENQSVEQLKEQVMLLEAQLEKQSDNLMTSEEVEQLKLQLSDCQNQLDLARKDVRAHKEELQQVRVQLGEITKRTQGEQNGPAEAKPSQVQNELSQTTEKLRGEETQRQQLLEEFEQAQKTVGELQAQLDLLKVSADAPQSDIEDVAQLKERLEKEKKLSKDLGQAATKLQQLLKATQEQLTKERETVRTLQEHLEVKGEFVELKEGTSV; encoded by the exons ATGGATATCTACGACCCCCAGACTCTTGGGATTATGGTATTTGGTGGTTTCATGGTAATCTCTGCCGTAGGGATTGCCCTTGTTTCCACCTTCTCCATGAAGGAAACCTCTTATGAGGAGGCCCTCGCTAAACAACGCAAGGAGTTGGGTAAAATACAGACAGTTCGCtcggagaaaaagaaaaaggataaagtagcagagaagaagagccgtgggaagaaaaaggaggaaaagccAAATGGAAAAATCCCGGAACAGGAGAAAGTTGAAGAAGCTGCTGACTCTGAAGTTGAAGCAGCCATTGagcctgctgctgcttctccagctGTATCTGCTGTTCCTGCCCCTGAGCCTGCTCCAGTCCTCGAAGTTAAACCATCTTCTGCCCCAATGGCTGCGGAGACACAACCCCGAACTGCTGCTGAGCCGTTGCCTGTGCCCTCGCCTaaggacaaaaagaagaagaaggtggcAAAGGTTGAGCCAGCCTCAACTCAGCAAGCCCCGATGGTGCCTGCTGCAGTGCCAGTAAAGTCCTCAGCAGTGTCTCCTACAACCCAGCCTCCCCCAGCTGTGCAGAGCAAAGCAGCCGCCTCGTCCTCTGCACCACCTTCAACCAAGTCTGCTTCTGGATCTTCAAAATCCTCTCCTGCATCCACTTCGGCTACTCCGTCAACCAAACCAGCCTCTGCTCCTGTCCCTGCATTGGCTAAATCCACCAATGCCCAGGCTAAAGCTTCGACCCCCACATCAAACAAGTCTGCCCCGGCACCAAGCAAGTCCGCTACAGCCCCAGTCAAGTCGGCAGCAGCTCCATCCAAGGCCGCCCCAGTGCTGGAGGTGGTCACCAAAGATGTCCCAGTAATGGCTGTGCCTCCAGTGGGCTCTCAGCAGGCTCCTCCTCCAGCTAAAGCACAAGAACCCAAAAAGAAAGCTTCCAAGAAGAAGTCTGAGCTTG CAGCTGTAGCGGCGGCGGTGGTCGACTGTGCTGATGCTCCGCTCTACCTGCCCTATAAATCTCTAGTTTCCACCATTAGCAGCATGGTGTTCAGTGAGGGGGAGGCGCACAGGCTCATCGAGATCCTCTCTGAGAAAGTCGGGATCATCCAGGATACCTGGCACACG GCCACTCAGAAGGGAGATCCGGTCGCCATGCTGAagaagcagctggaggagagagagaaacagctgGCAGCAGAGCAGGAGGATGCTTCTGCAGCCAAGAATCGTCTTCGAGAACTGACCAAG GAGCTGTCAGCCGAGAAATCCAAGGTGGCCAGCGTGGAGACACGGCTCAGCTCTCAGCTGAGTAAGAGGGAGCAAGAAATGATAGCTCTGCAAGCACGCATGCAGGCCAGTTACCAGGACCATGTAGCCCAGACCCAGAGGCTCAATGCAAAG ATCGTGAGCCTGCAGGACCAGCTGGAAAAAGGTCCTAATGCCCAACTTGCTCGTCTGCAGCAGGAAAATTCAATCCTTCGTGATGCTCTAAACCAGGCAACTAGTCAAGCTGAGAGCAA ACAAAATGCAGAGCTGGCCAAGCTGCGTCAGGAATGTGCAAAGCTAACCAAAGAGCTCGGAGAGAAGACGGAAAGTCTCCTTGCTGATGAGCACGTCAGGAAAGGGCTGGAGTCCAAGCTCTCTGCCTCAGAGAAGCAGCTCTCACTGCTGCAG GCGAGCCGTGCAGAAAGTGAGCAGGCGTTGCAGAAGCGACTTGAGGAGGTGAGCGAGGAGCTCAGGACGACgcagagcagaaacagcagcCTGCAGGCCACTCTGGAGCAGAGCCAGCAGGACAGCGGCGCAGTGTCAG AGTACCAAGTGCGCATAGAGAGGTTGGAGGCAGAGGCCAAGGAGCGTTCTGCTCAGGTGGAGACCCTCACTGCCCAGCTCGGGGAGACGCAGGCGGAGAAGAGCCAGCTCACACAGCAGGTGGCCTCCATCAACTCGCTGCTGGAGGCTAGTCAGAGCAAACAGGAGGAGGACGGCAAGCAG CAGGTGAAGCCAGCAGAACTGGAACATCTAAAGCTCAG CCTTCAAGAAAAGGACAGCCAGCTGAGTTCACTTCATGAAGAACTGAAGCAGCTGCAATtaaagcaggaagcagca GAGAACACTATTACTGAACttgagcaaaaaaataagag TGAGGATGCCGGCCTCATCAGCTCACTTCAGGAAGAACTCAAAAACCTCAAAGAAGAGATGGTGCAAGTTGAAAACGCAAAA tCGGACAGTACAGCAAAGCTCGCACAACTGCAGAACAG tcTGTCTGAGAAGGATTCCCTTGTTGCATCACTGCAAGAGGAGTTGAGGGAAGCAAAAGCTGCCACAGATGCT AATGGTGTTGCTGAACTAGCAGCTCTTCAGAACGAAGCCAAAGAAGCTCTTCAGTCGCTCTTCCCACAAATACCAATGGAGGCAGAGCAG cCCAACTGGTTAAAAGCATTTACACAGAAAGCTCAGGAGGCCCTTAGCCAGCAGAGTAATGAGTCTCATTCAAGCACAGCATCGCCA GAGTTGCTGGAGAAACTGAAGGAATCAGAGGAGAACTACAGTTCCCTTCAGGCTGAATGTGACCAGTACAGGACGGTCCTGGCTGAAACT GAAGGAATGCTGAAACATCTGCAGAAAAGcgtggaagaggaggagctggtTTGGAAGTCAAAGATGGCAAACTCAGAAGAACAGCTGAAGGAG GCTTTGCAGAAAGTCAGCAAGCTGGAAGCAGAGAACCAAAGTGTAGAACAG TTGAAGGAACAAGTGATGCTCCTGGAAGCTCAGCTTGAAAAGCAATCAGATAACCTAATGACCTCAGAGGAAGTGGAGCAG CTGAAACTGCAGCTGTCAGATTGCCAAAACCAGTTGGACTTGGCCCGGAAGGATGTCCGGGCACACAAGGAGGAGCTCCAACAG GTCAGAGTACAGCTGGGCGAGATCACGAAGCGGACTCAGGGAGAGCAGAACGGCCCGGCTGAGGCCAAACCCAGTCAG GTTCAGAATGAGTTGAGTCAGACGACAGAGAAGCTGCGCGGAGAAGAGACTCAGAGGCAGCAGCTCTTGGAGGAATTCGAGCAG GCCCAGAAGACGGTGGGGGAACTCCAGGCCCAACTGgatcttttaaaagtttctgcagACGCGCCACAATCTGACATAGAAGACGTAGCTCAGCTCAAG GAGCGCCttgagaaggagaagaagctgTCCAAAGACCTTGGCCAAGCAGCCACTAAGCTCCAGCAGCTTCTTAAAGCTACTCAGGAGCAGCTgaccaaagagagagagactgtgAGAACACTACAGGAACACCTGGAGGTCAAG gggGAATTTGTGGAACTGAAGGAAGGAACATCCGTCTGA